From a region of the Dehalococcoidia bacterium genome:
- a CDS encoding acylphosphatase: protein MSGTHGKDQQALHATVYGRVQGVGFRAFVEARARTLGLKGWVRNLPNGQAVEVWAEGPAEALALLREALHRGPPLAQVERVEEEWKDPTGLWTGFTVRYGGDT, encoded by the coding sequence GTGAGTGGAACCCACGGGAAAGACCAACAGGCTCTCCACGCTACCGTATACGGGCGTGTGCAAGGGGTTGGCTTTCGTGCCTTTGTAGAGGCGCGCGCCCGCACTCTCGGCCTGAAGGGATGGGTGCGCAACCTGCCCAACGGCCAGGCGGTAGAAGTGTGGGCGGAAGGCCCTGCGGAGGCGCTGGCGCTTCTGCGGGAGGCCCTGCACCGCGGCCCGCCCCTGGCCCAGGTGGAGCGGGTGGAGGAGGAATGGAAAGACCCCACCGGCCTCTGGACAGGGTTCACCGTGCGCTACGGGGGCGACACCTGA
- a CDS encoding DUF503 domain-containing protein produces the protein MQLVVCRVTLHLAENHSLKGKRHVVQALIARLRSRFNVSVAEVDGYDLWQTAVLGLALVAPDGAQAQRSMEQVVRFIEDAVRGDADVVDCQMEYTPGVL, from the coding sequence ATGCAACTGGTCGTGTGTCGCGTCACCCTCCACCTGGCCGAGAACCACTCCCTCAAGGGCAAGCGCCACGTGGTGCAGGCCCTTATCGCCCGCTTACGCAGCCGTTTCAATGTGTCCGTGGCCGAGGTGGACGGTTACGACCTCTGGCAAACGGCAGTTTTGGGACTAGCCCTCGTCGCCCCCGACGGTGCCCAGGCTCAGCGGAGTATGGAGCAGGTCGTCCGCTTCATTGAGGACGCTGTGCGGGGGGATGCCGATGTGGTGGACTGCCAGATGGAATATACCCCTGGCGTCCTGTAG
- a CDS encoding YggT family protein, which translates to MKTILADFIFYLTTALYVAILVRAILSWFPIGGNNPIVAVIYQITEPILAPIRRVVPRLGFIDLSPLVAILLLVLIQQMARVLLS; encoded by the coding sequence GTGAAAACCATCCTGGCCGACTTCATCTTCTATCTGACCACCGCCCTATACGTGGCCATCCTGGTACGGGCTATCCTGTCGTGGTTCCCCATCGGCGGGAACAACCCCATCGTCGCCGTCATCTACCAAATCACCGAGCCGATTTTGGCGCCTATTCGGCGCGTCGTGCCTCGCCTGGGGTTCATTGACCTGAGCCCCCTGGTAGCTATCCTCCTCCTGGTGCTTATTCAGCAGATGGCCAGGGTACTCCTCTCCTAA